One Stenotrophomonas oahuensis genomic region harbors:
- a CDS encoding phytase — protein MRALPVLSLLTVALLAGCKPAAAPAPAADAAAATTGRSIATVAEAFQTPMTPADNIDSPASWTTPEGQVWLIATAKATDKLVVYDGQTGAHLRDVGSLGTAPGQFDRPNGIAVVDDLVLIVERDNHRVQVLQLPDFTPLGIFAADDLRKPYGLWVNKQAEGYDVYITDSYDAGEDAQGNDILPPLAELDKRVRRYAMKVADGKAQATLVSSIGDTGETGALRVVESIWGDPANDRLLIAEEDETYASEFKVYTLEGKFTGTTFGRDAFKAQAEGVMLRTCGKDGWWITTEQGKQRSVFHLFDRHTLKHVGAFQGNTVANTDGIWMDQSASPRFPHGALYAVHDDQGVVAFDWASVAKQLSLPLECAK, from the coding sequence ATGCGCGCGCTGCCCGTGCTGAGCCTGTTGACGGTTGCGTTGCTGGCGGGCTGCAAGCCTGCCGCCGCGCCGGCACCTGCCGCTGACGCCGCTGCGGCCACCACCGGTCGCAGCATCGCCACCGTGGCCGAGGCCTTCCAGACCCCGATGACCCCGGCCGACAACATCGACTCGCCGGCCAGCTGGACCACGCCGGAAGGGCAGGTGTGGCTGATCGCCACCGCCAAGGCCACCGACAAGCTTGTGGTCTACGACGGGCAGACCGGCGCGCACCTGCGTGACGTCGGCAGCCTGGGCACCGCGCCGGGTCAGTTTGACCGCCCCAATGGCATCGCCGTGGTCGATGACCTGGTGCTGATCGTGGAACGCGACAACCATCGCGTACAGGTGCTGCAGCTGCCGGACTTCACCCCGCTGGGCATCTTCGCCGCTGACGACCTGCGCAAGCCCTATGGCCTGTGGGTCAACAAGCAGGCCGAGGGCTACGACGTGTACATCACCGATTCCTACGATGCCGGTGAGGACGCGCAGGGCAACGACATCCTGCCGCCGCTGGCCGAGCTGGACAAGCGCGTGCGCCGTTATGCGATGAAGGTCGCTGATGGCAAGGCACAGGCCACCCTGGTGTCGAGCATCGGTGACACCGGCGAAACCGGTGCACTGCGCGTGGTCGAGTCGATCTGGGGCGACCCGGCCAACGACCGCCTGCTGATCGCCGAAGAAGACGAAACCTACGCCAGTGAGTTCAAGGTCTACACGCTGGAAGGGAAATTCACCGGAACTACCTTCGGCCGTGATGCGTTCAAGGCCCAGGCCGAAGGCGTGATGCTGCGCACCTGCGGCAAGGATGGCTGGTGGATCACCACCGAGCAGGGCAAGCAGCGCAGCGTGTTCCACCTGTTCGATCGCCACACGCTCAAGCATGTCGGTGCATTCCAAGGCAACACGGTGGCAAACACCGATGGCATCTGGATGGACCAGAGCGCCTCGCCGCGCTTCCCGCACGGCGCGCTGTATGCCGTGCATGACGACCAGGGCGTGGTCGCGTTCGATTGGGCCAGTGTGGCCAAGCAACTGTCTCTGCCGTTGGAGTGTGCGAAGTGA
- a CDS encoding metallophosphoesterase family protein: MRDCLKALTLALVVCSGAVCAKTATQVEPNTQVPAGNRHYAATGFPDRIVASPAQDAAHGFGVAWRTDVTVSAPVLEWVVAGDSPDVGNVTRVTATTAALQTENGGSHHHRVDVTGLAPDTLYLWRVQGKDTWSAWNQLRTAGSAEQPLTVLYFGDTQNKNLSHVSRVLRAGLKAAPDARLTLFAGDLVSGGDGQDDSEWGEWFAAAGWLPQETAVAPAIGNHEYFEEFEDTPQERRVLGRHWPVTFALPRNGTTAADTSTYWFDYQGARFVVLDGTSALDLGTARAQAAWLDKVLTSNTQRWTIVLLHQPFYSPREGRENTALREHILPVVLKHKVDLVLQGHDHTYGRRGEGQQATPQYVVTVAGPKQYRLSDEARATMAPVGEDTQLYQVLTIDPQRLRYEARTVTGRLYDGFTLDRQADGSKRKTELTEGRIAPRDCARSQTLKGRADRCWE; this comes from the coding sequence ATGCGTGATTGTCTGAAGGCGCTGACCCTGGCGCTGGTGGTGTGCAGTGGTGCCGTGTGTGCGAAGACCGCTACTCAAGTGGAACCCAACACCCAGGTGCCGGCAGGCAACCGCCATTACGCCGCCACCGGCTTCCCGGACCGCATCGTCGCTTCGCCAGCGCAGGACGCTGCGCACGGCTTTGGTGTGGCGTGGCGTACGGATGTCACGGTCAGCGCCCCGGTGCTGGAATGGGTGGTGGCGGGTGACTCGCCCGATGTCGGCAATGTCACCCGGGTGACCGCCACCACGGCGGCACTGCAGACCGAGAACGGTGGTTCGCATCACCACCGGGTCGACGTCACCGGTCTGGCCCCGGACACGCTGTACCTCTGGCGCGTGCAGGGCAAGGACACCTGGAGTGCCTGGAATCAGCTGCGTACGGCTGGCAGCGCCGAGCAGCCGCTGACCGTGCTGTACTTCGGTGACACCCAGAACAAGAACCTCAGCCACGTCTCGCGCGTGCTGCGTGCTGGACTCAAAGCGGCACCGGATGCGCGTCTGACTCTGTTCGCCGGCGACCTGGTCAGTGGTGGTGATGGCCAGGACGACAGCGAGTGGGGCGAGTGGTTTGCCGCTGCCGGCTGGTTGCCGCAGGAGACTGCGGTGGCACCGGCGATCGGCAACCACGAGTATTTCGAGGAGTTCGAGGACACCCCGCAGGAGCGTCGTGTGTTGGGCAGGCACTGGCCGGTGACCTTCGCGCTGCCGCGCAACGGCACCACTGCCGCCGACACCAGCACCTACTGGTTCGACTACCAGGGCGCGCGCTTCGTGGTGCTCGACGGCACCTCGGCGTTGGACCTGGGCACCGCCCGGGCGCAAGCAGCGTGGCTGGACAAGGTGCTGACCAGCAATACCCAGCGCTGGACCATCGTGCTGCTGCACCAGCCGTTCTACTCACCGCGCGAAGGGCGTGAGAACACCGCGCTTCGTGAGCACATCCTGCCGGTGGTGCTGAAGCACAAGGTGGATCTGGTGCTGCAGGGGCATGACCACACCTATGGTCGTCGTGGCGAAGGCCAGCAGGCCACCCCGCAGTACGTGGTCACCGTGGCCGGGCCGAAGCAGTACCGGCTGTCTGACGAGGCGAGGGCGACCATGGCTCCGGTGGGCGAGGACACCCAGCTGTATCAGGTGCTCACGATTGATCCACAGCGCCTGCGGTACGAAGCACGTACCGTCACCGGCCGGCTGTACGACGGTTTCACCCTGGACCGCCAGGCCGATGGCAGCAAGCGCAAGACCGAACTCACCGAAGGCCGCATCGCCCCCCGCGACTGCGCGCGCAGCCAGACCCTCAAGGGCCGCGCCGACCGTTGCTGGGAGTGA
- a CDS encoding inorganic diphosphatase yields MPNRLLPLAAIATTLLLLTGASFAAPTVLHPFLAAQPKNAPESANLAVEIPAGSFTKYEIKEDGLVHVDRFQSMPMTYPANYGSMPRTLAGDNDPLDALVLTREPLHPGVIISFRPIGYLKMIDKGEHDEKVIGVPTDKVDPTYANIRDLNDLPEIERQRIEAFFRVYKDLPEGRNPVQLNGWGNAAEAKGLITESMKRFEASPR; encoded by the coding sequence ATGCCCAACCGCCTCCTCCCCCTGGCCGCCATCGCCACCACCCTGCTTCTCCTCACCGGAGCAAGCTTCGCCGCCCCCACGGTCCTGCACCCGTTCCTCGCCGCACAACCAAAGAACGCGCCGGAATCCGCCAATCTCGCCGTCGAAATCCCCGCCGGCAGCTTCACCAAGTACGAAATCAAGGAAGACGGCCTGGTCCACGTCGACCGCTTCCAGTCCATGCCGATGACATACCCCGCCAACTACGGCTCGATGCCGCGCACCCTGGCCGGCGACAACGACCCGCTGGACGCGCTGGTGCTCACCCGCGAGCCGCTGCATCCCGGCGTGATCATCAGCTTCCGCCCGATCGGCTATCTGAAGATGATCGACAAGGGCGAGCACGATGAAAAGGTCATCGGCGTGCCGACCGACAAGGTGGACCCCACTTACGCCAACATCCGCGATCTGAACGATCTGCCGGAGATCGAGCGCCAGCGCATCGAAGCTTTCTTCCGCGTCTACAAGGACCTGCCGGAAGGCCGCAACCCGGTGCAGCTCAACGGCTGGGGCAATGCGGCCGAGGCCAAGGGGCTGATCACCGAATCCATGAAGCGGTTTGAGGCGTCGCCGCGTTGA
- a CDS encoding cryptochrome/photolyase family protein yields MSSALVWFRRDLRLQDNPALHAALEAGHTPVPVYIHAPHEEGSWAPGEASNTWLHRSLAALDADLQARGSSLVLRQGDSQAELQALIDETGAEAVYWNRKYEPATQPRDATIKRELREQGIDAQSCNGSLMFEPWDLATQQGGPYKVFTPYWRNALTRLHIPAPLKLPDTLPAHDARSVSLAELKLTPTLNWDQQFWEHWQPGEAGAQEALTVFIDGALNGYRQQRDLPDRVGTSLLSPHLHFGEISPWQIVRRLEAERSAGRDADIDGYIRELGWREFSYHLLHHFPKTPEHNLNPRFDSFQWARDNPSQLAAWQQGRTGIPIVDAGLRELWATGYMHNRVRMLVASFLCKHMRQHWLHGARWFWDTLVDADLANNTMGWQWVAGTGADAAPYFRIFNPVTQAQKFDPNARYITRWVPELATLPVKARFAPWQTPDLLAQHAPSYPALPIVDLAAGRDAALTAYRRTGGE; encoded by the coding sequence GTGTCGTCAGCCCTGGTCTGGTTCCGTCGTGATCTGCGCCTGCAGGACAATCCCGCTTTGCACGCCGCCCTTGAGGCCGGGCATACGCCCGTTCCGGTCTACATCCATGCCCCGCATGAAGAGGGCAGCTGGGCACCGGGCGAAGCCTCCAACACCTGGCTGCATCGCTCGTTGGCCGCGCTCGATGCCGACCTGCAGGCCCGCGGCTCGTCGCTGGTCCTGCGCCAGGGCGACAGCCAGGCCGAACTGCAGGCTCTCATCGACGAAACCGGCGCGGAAGCGGTGTACTGGAACCGCAAGTACGAACCGGCTACCCAGCCGCGCGATGCCACCATCAAGCGTGAGCTGCGCGAGCAGGGCATCGACGCGCAAAGCTGCAACGGCAGCCTGATGTTCGAACCGTGGGACCTGGCCACCCAGCAGGGCGGGCCGTACAAGGTATTCACCCCGTACTGGCGCAATGCGCTGACCCGGCTGCATATCCCCGCGCCGCTGAAGCTGCCGGACACACTTCCCGCCCACGACGCCCGCAGCGTGTCGCTGGCAGAGCTGAAGCTGACTCCCACACTCAACTGGGACCAGCAGTTCTGGGAACACTGGCAACCCGGCGAGGCTGGCGCGCAGGAAGCGCTCACCGTGTTCATCGACGGTGCCCTCAACGGCTACCGCCAGCAACGCGACCTGCCCGACCGCGTCGGCACCTCGCTGCTGTCCCCGCATCTGCATTTCGGCGAAATCTCGCCTTGGCAGATCGTGCGCCGGCTCGAGGCTGAGCGCAGTGCCGGCCGCGATGCCGACATCGATGGCTACATCCGCGAACTGGGCTGGCGTGAGTTCTCCTACCACCTGCTGCATCACTTCCCGAAAACCCCGGAGCACAACCTCAACCCGCGCTTCGACAGCTTCCAGTGGGCTCGGGACAATCCCTCCCAGCTGGCGGCCTGGCAGCAGGGCCGCACCGGCATTCCCATCGTCGACGCCGGCCTGCGCGAACTGTGGGCTACCGGCTACATGCATAACCGCGTGCGCATGCTGGTCGCCAGCTTCCTGTGCAAGCACATGCGCCAGCACTGGCTGCACGGCGCACGCTGGTTCTGGGACACCCTGGTCGACGCCGACCTGGCCAACAACACCATGGGCTGGCAGTGGGTCGCCGGCACCGGGGCCGACGCCGCGCCGTATTTCCGCATCTTCAACCCGGTGACCCAGGCGCAGAAGTTCGATCCCAACGCCCGTTACATCACCCGTTGGGTGCCGGAGCTGGCGACGCTGCCGGTGAAGGCACGCTTCGCGCCCTGGCAGACCCCGGACCTGCTGGCCCAGCACGCGCCCTCCTATCCGGCACTGCCCATCGTCGACCTGGCGGCCGGCCGGGACGCTGCGCTGACGGCCTACCGGCGTACAGGCGGCGAGTAA
- a CDS encoding OmpA family protein: MKLSAPRNVALALMTAAALTACATGGSYVQSDQYGNPTEQQSRTGRNALIGTAIGVAAGLLTGDSATERRQHAMVGAGIGALAGAGVGAYQNRQERALRERTANTGIDVQRQGDNIVLNLPDGITFDFGKSALKPQFYGALNGVASTLNEYNQTMIEVVGHTDSIGSDAVNNKLSKERADSVAAYLTAQGVQPVRIETLGAGKAYPIADNSTDAGRAKNRRVEIRVIPLQQ, translated from the coding sequence ATGAAGCTTTCCGCACCCCGCAATGTGGCCCTGGCCCTGATGACCGCCGCTGCCCTGACGGCCTGCGCCACGGGCGGCTCCTACGTGCAGAGTGACCAGTACGGCAACCCGACCGAACAGCAGAGCCGCACCGGCCGTAACGCGCTGATCGGCACTGCCATCGGCGTGGCCGCCGGCCTGCTCACCGGCGACAGCGCCACCGAGCGCCGCCAGCACGCCATGGTCGGCGCAGGTATTGGCGCACTGGCCGGTGCCGGCGTCGGTGCCTATCAGAACCGCCAGGAGCGCGCGCTGCGTGAGCGCACCGCCAACACCGGTATCGACGTGCAGCGCCAGGGCGACAACATCGTGCTGAATCTGCCGGACGGCATCACCTTCGACTTCGGCAAGTCGGCGCTGAAGCCGCAGTTCTACGGCGCGCTCAATGGTGTGGCCAGCACCTTGAACGAGTACAACCAGACCATGATTGAAGTGGTCGGCCACACCGACAGCATCGGCAGCGATGCGGTCAACAACAAGCTGTCCAAGGAACGTGCTGATTCGGTGGCTGCGTATCTGACTGCGCAGGGTGTGCAGCCGGTACGTATTGAAACGCTGGGTGCTGGCAAGGCGTATCCGATTGCAGATAACAGCACCGATGCCGGTCGTGCCAAGAATCGTCGTGTTGAGATTCGTGTGATTCCGTTGCAGCAATAA
- a CDS encoding LysR family transcriptional regulator: MAHDLNDTLIFVKVVEQGSFIAAANALGLPKTTVSRKVQELETRLGARLLHRTTRRLGLTEAGSVYHEHCQRIARELEEAEGAVSQLQSGPRGWLRFTVPYSIGITWIAPLLGQFHAQYPEIQLDMHLGNEKLDLIAGEADLALRVGALPDSNLVARKLGSLRTQVFASPAYIERYGEPLHPDELQFHRILAMRKARNLNNNRFFWQLGENGGDLRDFPVNPLLVANDPSALNGALVCGEGLLLTGDVMAKPFIESGMVRRVLAGWTGPEVDFNAVFAGGRLVSPKVRVFVDFLVEKLNFDANYMLAQCPAAKLAKQQQTQAEAELQETGKRILETVTAG, encoded by the coding sequence ATGGCCCACGATCTCAACGACACGCTGATCTTCGTCAAAGTGGTCGAGCAAGGCAGCTTCATTGCAGCTGCCAACGCGCTCGGCCTGCCCAAGACCACGGTCAGCCGCAAGGTGCAGGAACTGGAAACGCGGCTGGGCGCACGCCTGCTGCACCGGACCACGCGGCGGCTGGGCCTGACCGAGGCGGGTTCGGTGTACCACGAGCACTGCCAGCGCATCGCGCGCGAACTGGAAGAAGCCGAAGGCGCGGTGAGCCAGCTGCAGTCGGGCCCGCGCGGCTGGCTGCGCTTCACGGTGCCCTACTCCATCGGCATCACCTGGATCGCGCCGCTGCTGGGGCAGTTCCATGCCCAGTACCCGGAGATCCAGCTGGACATGCACCTGGGCAATGAAAAGCTGGACCTGATTGCGGGCGAAGCGGACCTGGCGCTGCGGGTGGGTGCGTTGCCGGATTCGAACCTGGTGGCACGCAAGCTGGGCAGTCTGCGCACGCAGGTGTTTGCCAGCCCGGCCTACATCGAGCGTTATGGCGAACCGCTGCATCCGGACGAACTGCAGTTCCACCGCATTCTGGCGATGCGCAAGGCGCGCAACCTCAACAACAACCGGTTCTTCTGGCAGTTGGGTGAGAACGGCGGGGATCTGCGCGATTTCCCGGTGAATCCGCTGCTGGTGGCGAACGATCCGTCGGCATTGAATGGCGCACTGGTGTGCGGTGAAGGCCTGCTGCTGACCGGCGACGTGATGGCCAAGCCGTTCATCGAATCGGGCATGGTGCGGCGCGTGCTGGCCGGTTGGACCGGGCCGGAAGTAGACTTCAACGCGGTGTTCGCGGGCGGTCGACTGGTCTCGCCGAAGGTGCGCGTGTTCGTTGATTTCCTGGTGGAAAAGCTGAACTTCGACGCCAACTACATGCTGGCACAGTGCCCGGCGGCGAAGCTGGCCAAGCAGCAGCAGACGCAGGCGGAAGCGGAGCTGCAGGAGACCGGCAAGCGGATTCTGGAGACGGTGACCGCTGGGTAA
- a CDS encoding SDR family NAD(P)-dependent oxidoreductase gives MSGTLAPEVLVLGGTGNVGQGIVAALLEAGSPVLVVGRDPGRLAALREQFADEPGLETLLGSVADDGSARALAERVAQRPRALAAVIASLGAPLRSARLLDKSADWLQQRLHTDLMPHVNAAHHLLPLLQPRAGGAHYVVIGSPCGMRPWAGHGDTSVASAALRMFVQVLHEEAQGVGVRAQMLEVAHPVCTPVNAANACAEWPSALAVGRRVVSVLDDCRDTRPFLRCDTRDSVLPKGLLKMSGPAPWKNSLDMA, from the coding sequence ATGAGCGGGACGCTGGCCCCCGAAGTGCTGGTGCTGGGCGGCACCGGCAACGTGGGGCAGGGTATTGTCGCCGCGCTGCTGGAGGCCGGCAGCCCGGTGCTGGTGGTCGGCCGTGACCCCGGCCGGCTGGCCGCATTGCGCGAGCAGTTCGCTGACGAACCCGGTCTGGAAACCCTGCTGGGCTCGGTAGCCGACGATGGCTCGGCGCGCGCGCTGGCCGAACGCGTCGCCCAGCGTCCGCGTGCGCTTGCAGCTGTGATCGCCAGTCTCGGCGCACCGCTGCGCTCGGCGCGGCTGCTGGACAAGTCCGCCGACTGGCTGCAGCAGCGCCTGCACACCGACCTGATGCCGCACGTCAACGCCGCCCATCACCTGCTGCCGTTGCTGCAGCCGCGCGCCGGCGGTGCCCACTACGTGGTCATCGGCAGTCCGTGCGGCATGCGCCCCTGGGCCGGCCACGGCGACACCTCGGTGGCTTCGGCCGCGCTGCGCATGTTCGTGCAGGTGCTGCACGAAGAAGCGCAGGGTGTCGGCGTGCGTGCGCAGATGCTGGAAGTGGCGCACCCGGTCTGTACCCCGGTCAACGCCGCCAATGCCTGCGCCGAATGGCCCAGCGCGCTGGCAGTCGGCCGTCGCGTGGTGTCCGTGCTGGATGACTGCCGCGACACCCGCCCGTTCCTGCGCTGTGACACGCGCGACAGCGTTCTGCCCAAGGGCCTGCTGAAGATGAGCGGCCCGGCACCCTGGAAAAACTCGCTCGACATGGCTTGA
- a CDS encoding efflux RND transporter periplasmic adaptor subunit, giving the protein MNLSSSTPIVRRVALGTVTALALAVMVGCSGSHAETAAPPPPQVTAAPVLIKPVSQWDDFSGRVEAVQSVELRPRVSGYIDKVNYTEGEEVKKGDVLFTIDARSYQAEYDRARAELTRARTQASLARSESDRAKKLSDQQAISTETWEQRRAAADQSGAAVQAAQAALDAAALNLEFTKVRAPINGRAGRAMVTAGNLVTAGDSASVLTTLVSLDTVHVYFDADEGTFLRYSQMARKGERPSERDSELPVKVGLSGEEGYPHTGKVDFLDNQVTRSTGTIRVRALLDNADRAFTPGLFARVQLLGSGQFEAMLIDEKAVLTDQDRKYVYVVDDKNTAQRRDIVLGRGAEGLRIVQQGLKAGDRVIIDGVQKVFMPGMPVQAKAVAMQAEAKPAAAVALK; this is encoded by the coding sequence ATGAACCTTTCTTCCTCTACTCCGATTGTCCGGCGCGTTGCGCTGGGTACCGTGACCGCCCTGGCCCTGGCGGTGATGGTCGGCTGCAGCGGCAGCCACGCTGAAACCGCCGCACCGCCGCCGCCGCAGGTCACCGCTGCGCCGGTGCTGATCAAGCCGGTCAGCCAGTGGGACGACTTCAGTGGCCGCGTTGAAGCCGTGCAGAGCGTCGAGCTGCGTCCGCGCGTCAGCGGCTACATCGACAAGGTCAACTACACCGAAGGCGAAGAGGTGAAGAAGGGGGACGTGCTGTTCACCATCGACGCCCGCAGCTACCAGGCCGAGTATGACCGTGCCCGTGCCGAGCTGACCCGTGCCCGCACCCAGGCCAGCCTGGCCCGCAGCGAATCGGACCGCGCCAAGAAGCTGTCCGACCAGCAGGCCATCTCCACCGAAACCTGGGAACAGCGCCGCGCCGCCGCCGACCAGTCCGGTGCCGCCGTGCAGGCTGCACAAGCTGCACTCGACGCCGCCGCGCTGAACCTGGAGTTCACCAAGGTGCGCGCGCCAATCAACGGTCGTGCTGGTCGTGCGATGGTGACGGCCGGCAACCTGGTGACCGCCGGCGACAGCGCCAGCGTGCTGACCACGCTGGTCTCGCTGGACACCGTGCACGTGTACTTCGACGCCGACGAAGGCACCTTCCTGCGCTATTCCCAGATGGCCCGCAAGGGCGAGCGCCCGAGCGAGCGTGACAGCGAACTGCCGGTGAAGGTCGGCCTGTCCGGTGAAGAAGGCTACCCGCACACCGGCAAGGTCGACTTCCTCGACAACCAGGTCACCCGCAGCACCGGCACGATCCGCGTGCGTGCGCTGCTGGACAATGCCGACCGCGCCTTCACTCCGGGCCTGTTCGCCCGCGTGCAGTTGCTCGGTAGTGGCCAGTTCGAGGCCATGCTGATCGACGAGAAGGCCGTGCTCACCGACCAGGACCGCAAGTACGTGTACGTGGTGGACGACAAGAACACCGCGCAGCGTCGTGACATCGTGCTCGGTCGCGGTGCCGAAGGTCTGCGCATCGTGCAGCAGGGTCTGAAGGCCGGCGACCGCGTGATCATCGACGGCGTGCAGAAGGTGTTCATGCCGGGCATGCCGGTGCAGGCCAAGGCCGTGGCGATGCAGGCCGAAGCCAAGCCGGCAGCTGCGGTTGCTTTGAAATAA